TCGAGTATCGCGAGTAGGTCTTGTACTTGTCGGTGCCTTTTACGATAGGGATTCCGGCCGCTGCCGCTTTTTCCGCGAAAATCCAGCCGGTGCAGTGGTTGCAACCTACTTTAGCAATATTAAACGACTTTACCCCTTTGATCAGATCATCAAACTTGGGGTCCCATTGCTCAAAAAGGGAGATGTGAAGACCGCCATAACAGCCATAGGGTTTATATCCTTCAAAATTGTTACGAGCGAATGAGAATAAAGACAAAAGGCCTGGATGGCAACATCCCGTGACAGTGACAATGCCCTGGTCTTTGACATTGAAATACAATACGTTTTCGCCTCTAACTCGTAGGAGTATCGGAACGTCAAACATTCTCAAGGCTACCCCAGGCATAAGTTTGTATACACCACTTTTATCGTCACCATCCTGGTTACATAGAATCAACTTGCCTGTATGAGGCGTGTCATTCTTGCATATCAGGACATCTTCACCGGCCTTGTCCTTAACTTTAAGGTGAGCTTTATCTTTTAGCAGAGCCATGTCTTCGGGGTAATATGTCGCCGGAGCGTACATTGTTATGTCGGGCTTGTGCTTTAATGTGGATTCAATGCCCCAGTAGTGATCCAGATGCCAATGTGACAAAATCATGAATTCAATTTCGCCGCTCTTGAGCATAGAGGCTATATTGCTCTTATCCTGGAAAACATAATCCATCCATTCGGTGCTCCAGCCTGAATCGAGCAATATTTTCTTTTCCTTGCCATCCAGAGTGGTAACAGTAATCAACGCGGCATAACCACCAGCGTTTTTTGGATCCCACGGAATGGCGTACTGGCTTGTCATTGCGCCACCATAATCCATCATGTTCTTCTTCATGATATCATTGTCAAACCAGCTTGTTTCTGTGAGAACATCAACCTTGACGCTCTTAACTTCTCCGATGTTTACCTTTCCACCAGCGTGAGCCTCCTTGGAAATCAATCCGGTAGGACTAGTTACTGATGCCGCGACTCCCGCGGCCGCGATGGACTTTAGAAAATTCCTTCGTTCCATTTTTCCGCCTCCTCTTGGGGGTTAATGTTGTTGAGACTCTGGTTTGACATTTACGGGATAATCCCGAAACACTCCTGAAAAACCGGCAACGTACATATTTGGAACTAATAAGAGTTTAATTATCGGAGGTTATAGTATGCCTATAGAAACATAGTCTGTGGAGGGAATCAAGAGATTTACGCAAAAGTCACCGTAGTTTTATTGAGTATGCTTTTCCGAATATTCGGAGCCCGCTTTCTGTGCCGACAATTCAGGGTTTCGTCCCGAGGCTTTCAAATTCTCAACTAAACTTTTGTATTCCAAGCCCATTTTCACGGCCTTTTTGATAAGTCGCTTCCTCTGGATCAGATATGTAATAGCATACCCCAGAACCCCAAATAAAACGGCGAGCAAAATAGCGGATGTTAACCATCGAGCCAGTATTGAAGCGCTGAGTTGAAAAAAGGTAACTATGGATCCCCAGAAATATTCGCTCTCCATAACAGGATCCATTGTCATGCGAAAATTTTCGAAACTCAAAACAGCCGGTTTCCCCATGACAAATGACCCGAGGAGATAGTATCCATAATACATTGGAATAGCGTTGAGCGGATTCACCACGAATGTGAAACCAAACGCGACCACAACGTTAAACCTTTGAACAAGCCTCATCAAACCCAGAAAAAGCATGTGGCTTCCCAAAGGAGCCCCAAGCCCTACTACCAGTCCTACAGCTACTCCAAACGCATCATAATGGGGCGTATTCCGTGAGTAGACGAGTGGTTGGATTACCCCCTCATAAATTTTTATTTTCAGGGTCTTATAACTTAGTCGGGACCCAACTTTCCGGACGGATTGAGGATCATTCATATAATTACTCAAACCGCATAGCGCTCACCGAATCCATGCGGCTGGCCTTCACGGAAGGATAGAGACCGGAGGCGATCCCCAAAAAAGCTGTGAAGAGAATTCCGCTCATTATACTGAACGATAGCATCAACGTCGACACCTGGACCCCTAATGGTCCTTTGAGAATTGTGACTGAAAGCACACCGATCACAACACCCAAAAATCCGGCGATTAGACTTATTAGAACCGCCTCAAGCAGAAACTGTAACAGAATTATTCCCTCTTTGGCTCCCAACGCCTTTCTTAGACCAATTTCTTGGGTCCGATCCTGAACAGCGGACAACATGACCGCCATAATGCCTAAACCACCCAAAAGGATGGTAACGCCCAAGGCCGCATATATAAATAGCTTGACCAAATAGACGGTAGATTTGACTTTTTCAATCCTTCGGGGGTAGTACGTAATGTCTACGCCTTGTTCATAACCTTTGTGAGAATCCTTCAAGATTTTTGACGCTTCATCCCTGACGGGTTCAACTTCGTCCCAGTTGTCCACTCTTATATAAATTTCTCTAATTTTTTCGAGCCCTGAGAAAAGGCTTTGCGCTGTTGTCATGGGAATAACTATGAATCTTTGGAGATCGTTTTGCTGAACGCCTCCAAGCACACCAATCACTTCAAATTTCAGGCTGCCGACACCCAAGAATTTCCCAACCGGTTTTTCTTTTCCAAAAAGATATTTGACAACATCTTCTCCCAGAACGCAGACCCTTTTTCGACCAACCACATCTGTAGCCCCGATTAGCCTGCCTTCTTTCAACTGCGTGCTTTGGGTTATCCAGAATTCCTGATCTATACCTATTAATCCGGGACTCCACTCATTATCTTCGAAAAACGCGTCAATAGCTGGTATGGACACAACCGGAGCAACAGCCCAAACATGGGGAATTCGTCGAAGTTTTCTCACGTCGCTCATTGAATATTCGCCGGGATGGTAGTTGTCATCATTGCGCCAGATCGCCTTCATGACAGTGGCTTCTCCCAGTAATTCAAGATGCTCGCCCATTTTTTTTTCGACTGAATCCCCCATTGTCTGAACAATGATGAAACCTGCCGTTCCAAGAGCGATGCCTATCATCACAGCCTTGTAGCGACGGCGATTCCGAAGAGCTGAACGCCAGCACATTACTA
This portion of the Desulfomonilaceae bacterium genome encodes:
- a CDS encoding MBL fold metallo-hydrolase, which gives rise to MERRNFLKSIAAAGVAASVTSPTGLISKEAHAGGKVNIGEVKSVKVDVLTETSWFDNDIMKKNMMDYGGAMTSQYAIPWDPKNAGGYAALITVTTLDGKEKKILLDSGWSTEWMDYVFQDKSNIASMLKSGEIEFMILSHWHLDHYWGIESTLKHKPDITMYAPATYYPEDMALLKDKAHLKVKDKAGEDVLICKNDTPHTGKLILCNQDGDDKSGVYKLMPGVALRMFDVPILLRVRGENVLYFNVKDQGIVTVTGCCHPGLLSLFSFARNNFEGYKPYGCYGGLHISLFEQWDPKFDDLIKGVKSFNIAKVGCNHCTGWIFAEKAAAAGIPIVKGTDKYKTYSRYSTVNKGTNVFLTNGDSIVF
- a CDS encoding DUF2062 domain-containing protein, giving the protein MNDPQSVRKVGSRLSYKTLKIKIYEGVIQPLVYSRNTPHYDAFGVAVGLVVGLGAPLGSHMLFLGLMRLVQRFNVVVAFGFTFVVNPLNAIPMYYGYYLLGSFVMGKPAVLSFENFRMTMDPVMESEYFWGSIVTFFQLSASILARWLTSAILLAVLFGVLGYAITYLIQRKRLIKKAVKMGLEYKSLVENLKASGRNPELSAQKAGSEYSEKHTQ
- a CDS encoding ABC transporter permease, producing MKIDDLLVMCWRSALRNRRRYKAVMIGIALGTAGFIIVQTMGDSVEKKMGEHLELLGEATVMKAIWRNDDNYHPGEYSMSDVRKLRRIPHVWAVAPVVSIPAIDAFFEDNEWSPGLIGIDQEFWITQSTQLKEGRLIGATDVVGRKRVCVLGEDVVKYLFGKEKPVGKFLGVGSLKFEVIGVLGGVQQNDLQRFIVIPMTTAQSLFSGLEKIREIYIRVDNWDEVEPVRDEASKILKDSHKGYEQGVDITYYPRRIEKVKSTVYLVKLFIYAALGVTILLGGLGIMAVMLSAVQDRTQEIGLRKALGAKEGIILLQFLLEAVLISLIAGFLGVVIGVLSVTILKGPLGVQVSTLMLSFSIMSGILFTAFLGIASGLYPSVKASRMDSVSAMRFE